The following is a genomic window from Cuculus canorus isolate bCucCan1 chromosome 22, bCucCan1.pri, whole genome shotgun sequence.
TGACTGGGATAATTAAGACGTGGCTTTGCGGCACTCTAGTTTTGAAGCATTTCGTAACAAGCAGCCCTCTTTCCGTTCGCTTTCTTTGTAAAAATGCTTCTCAGCCAAAGAAGCTTCGGGGAAATCAAACTGCGGCACTAAGGATTTCCGCTTTAGTGTGTAAATGTTTGATTTTAAGAGATTAAGTAAGCATTCCCTATCAGATTTTTTATCTATGTGAAAAATACATACCTATGAGGGTATGTATAAATAGATATAATtctgtataaatacataaatttcCATATTGACACTCGTTCTTTTGCAGCTGCAAGTGTTAGAATTTTGGCTTGCAAACAGCGTAGCCAGCAGACGACTTAAAAACACGGTGGGAGCTGGATTCCCCGATACCTGTCAGTTTTAAGGcagctgaagaagcagcagaagggcTGCCAGTGTGGCTGCAGAGGTCTTAATTCCTTAGGAAGCAAAGCTCTGATGGTTCTTTCCATAGGCAGGGGCTCACCTAAGAGTCTAAATCTCTTTTGCATCAACGTGAGGGCAGCTACGCGGTGTCGCGCTCTTGTGTTGTGATGGACCCAACCTCTCCCCGTGTTCCTTTGCAGCTCTATGACCTGATGACGATGGCTTTCAAATACCAAGTGCTTCTCTGCCCGCGGCCCAAAGACATCCTGCTGATCACGTTCAATCACCTGGATGCCATCAAAGATTTTGTATACGATGCTCCTGGCATTCTGAACCAGGTGGACGAAACGTTCCGACAGCTGATTGAAGTAAGAATCCTTAGGAAATTGGTGTGTGACACTGCTGGGTtgggttttctctctttcaagctGGTCTTAGAGGCTAGATAACTACATCAGTGAGTGCCATGTCAGGTGGATGCGTTCTCAGCCTCAGAGAAACATCCAGGGAgtccttagagcagcttccagggctgataaggggctccaggaaagctggggagggcctctggatcagggagtgcaggggtggaatgagggggaatggttttcagctgaaagaggggagatggagatgagatcttaggaagaaacattttgctgtgagcCACCGGCACGCgttgcccggagcagtggtggctgccccatccctggaggggttccaggccaggttggatggggcttggagcaaccggatccagtgggaggtgtccctgcccatggcaaggggttgaactggatgggcttcaaggtccctaccaacccaacccattctatgatcctagATAACCTTCCACTCTTTTTAACCTGAGGGAAACAAAGTGATGTCCCAATTAGTAACTTCTGCTTATGGAACTGCTGCAACTCTTTGGACAAAGAATACGAGTGTCCCCCTGAAAGGGAACTGgttttataaaatgttaaaagttCTGGGAAGTCTTGAATGTTTGCAAAGGGCTTCTGGAGAGGGAGATGTCTTCAAGTTGAGTGTTACTTTTGTACTGGCCCAGTTTAAATCAATCCATTGCTTATTCAGCCTGATCAAAGcctccactgacttcagcagaaatTAAATCAGACTCTTAGTCCTGGATAATAATTACTGATAACGACCAGCAGACCCCTTATTGTACCATTCTGGGCAAGCAGTATTCTGATCTATTTGATTCCACCTTCACCTGGGTTGGACCTGGTGCACCTGCAAAGCCCGACGTGATGGTTTTTGTGTTCCAGGTCTACGGTTGTCTCTCTGCTGGAGAATTTCAGCTCATCAGGCAAACACTGCTCACCTTTTTTCAGGACATGCACATAAGGGTAAGAGCCCAATAGAACCAGTCAGTAAGGACAGAAGGGAATTTGTGGCTAGAATACAAAGGTACCTTCTCAGAATTCCACTGTGAGTTTGGGTTTGTTACTTACGCCTTTTCATTATCTCGATGTGCTTGCAATTTCAGTCTTCAGAATTTTACAAATTGAGCACATTTACTGCAAGAATAATtctaaaatgttattaaaaaaaaaaggactatcTACTGGCTTGGATTTGCTGATTGATGAATATGGTTACCCTTCTAGCAGAAACTCAATATGAAACTGAGAACGTGAGCCTGAAGTCTTGATGCTCTCTAAATAAACAGGTCATACTCCAGTGCATAAATAGTTCACTATTGATGTTCCATTGGTGTGCCCATCCTCTGGACCACAATTCGATGTGACTGGCTTTGGTCTATCTCATAGATTCTCTGTATACACCAAAATCTCTAGGAAACCAATTGCATTTGAGGCAGGAAGGCTGCGAGCTCAGACTTTGAAGAATTCGGAGCAGAAGATGCGTAATTGGTTTTCTAGAAGGTGGACTCTTCTTTTGCAGGTCTCTATCTTTCTGAAGGATAAAGTGCAAAACTCTAATGGTCGCTTTGTGCTGCCGATATCAGGCCCTGTTCCTTGGGGTACAGAAGTTCCAGGACTCATCAGGTGAATTCTGAACCTGTGCTTACGCTGTGCCCTGCGGCTGCCACGAAAGAACAGTCAGCCCTGAGGTCTGAGAGGAATCGAGCTTAGGCTGCTGTGCACGTCGCATGGATTTAAACCTCCAGCAGTATTTAAAGGGCAGGGGTTGGGACTAAATCACCCAGCAATGAGATCCGAAGCTGTGTCTGATATTCTCTGTTCCATTAGATGAGCCATTAGTCATTTATCTGTTTCCCAACGTACAGAATAGGGTTTGATTCCCATTTCTCCGTACAGTAAGTGCTGAAAATCGGTCATAAAACTACTAAATATGTTTCAATAATGACTTGTTTTTAAGGATATTTAACCACAATGgagatgaaattaaaagaacagagtTCACCACTGGTGGAAATTATGTTACCCCACAAAGGGAAGGATCTTTTGAGCTTTATGGAGACAGAGTCCTCAAACTTGGAACAAATATGTAAGTCATTTTCGTCCTGCTTAGAAGCATGAAGTAAACACTGATGGTTATGGGTCTGCAgctttgtgtatttatttttgctgtttttgcTATTATCAGCTTGGTTTCTTTACAAAGCAATGGCCCAACAAGTGTGGGTAGATGTGTAGAAAGCAAAAGTTTGATTCAGGTCTACAGAGGAACTGAGGAAAGAGTGTTCTCCTCTGGTCTTGCATATTCtgtgaaatgtaatttaatgtTAACTGTGTTCAAGAAACCCTTTCTTCGTCTTtatgtaatttttcctttcacgGAATAAGAGAAAGCGGTGTTCTTTCTTACAGCGTTGTTGCTCGTCCATTTAATGCCTCGATACTCCATAGAAGTGAACTGTAACTTcatatttcagttatttacGGTCTTCAGGAAAATACCCTTAAATCCTGTCTCAGTCCTGCGCTGCTCTCTGCAGTTCCTGTGTCGCATATGAGTAACAGGATGCTCTTCCTCATGTGTTCTTCTCTCCAGGTACAGCGTTAGTCGGCCGGTAGAGACCCACATGTCAGGAGCATCCAAAAACTTGGCGTCCCACGCAAAGGTCAGTGCTGCTCTGTTCCTCTCGCTGATTACCTGGTTAACTAGTCCATGTCAGCGAGTCCTGCAGTTGGTCACACGTGGTGGGAGCACTTCCTTTGCACACTTTCACCACATCAACCAGGTtttagatcatagaatagtttgggttggaagggaccttacggatcatccagttccaccgtccccctgccatgagcagggacacctcccactggctcaggctgcccaaagcccatccaacctggcctggaacacctccagggatggggcagccgcagcttccctgggcaacctgttccagggcctcaccactctcactgtgagGAAATTCCTCGTTATGTCCAGtcttaaatctgcccctctccagtttatacccattctgcctcatcctatccccacaagcctttatgaacagcccctcttcagctttcctggagccccttcaggtactggaaggtcactataaggtctccttggagccttctcttctccagactgaacaaccccaactctctcagcccatcctcgcATGGGGACAATGAATGAAACACCTACGTCTGTCATCTCCAAATCATTTCCTGTGCAGTTGCACCGTCTTCCCCTTTGTTCATCTCCTTTCTTGGCAAAACAATAACCACCTTTAGAGCCTACTTGTGGGATAACTTCAGGGGAACCTGTTCTGTTCTTCTCAGAGCCTCATTCAACCCTGCACAGTCTCTTTGGAGCGTGAGGAAGGGCACGTTTTCCTACAGAACCTTACCCACAGGCTTCTGCAATGGTGTGCTTGCTTCCTATTTTAGTCTCTTCAGAGAACGGAAAGCTGGGTTTACAGATTTCTCAGTTTAGCTGGAAAATTATCTTGTCCTGGGTCTATAAATTCAAGCAACCATTTTAAATACGTAGCTGATAATTACTAGTTATCTGCACGATCTGTACCATTAAGaatacagaaatgtatttatagCGCTCCGAAGAACATTTATGCACtatcagaaaaggcaaaaattattACAGCGCTCATCTCGTGGTAACCTGACctgttttctgcaggagaaTATGGTCCCAAATCCTCTCGCTGAAGAAGAACTCAACTTTCTGGCCAGGCTGCTGGGAGGTTTGGAGGTCAACGAACCTGGGGGCAGCGAGACGGGATTCCGACTGAATTTGTTCACAACTGACGAGGAGGAAGAGTACGCTCGCATCCTTCTTGGGTTGAGGTTTCTGATGTGGTGCCGTGCAGGTGGCCCTGGAGACTAAAAGGGCGGAATAGCAGGGGTAGCGTTCTGATCCTTTGGTCCAGGTGGTCCCTGTAGGAACAAAAGAGGAGCAGTTTCCTTGGTTTGATCACATCCCTGTGCTTCAGAGGTGGGACCAGAAGCGCTGGAGGTGTAGAGCCTGATGTGTTTGAGCCCCCCTCCTCGCACAAGAGTGGTGACACTTGGTCTTCCGTGATTCCAGCAGAGCAGTTTTACACTTTTAATCTCAACTACAGAGATTCCCGCTGTTCTGCACTAGCGTAGAAACATCTGAAGCCGCGTAAAGGCTCCACACTAGGGTCAATCCAGTCATTTGCCAACAGAAACAGGGATGTTGTCCAAACTTCTTGCCTACAGGAGCCTGATGgaatctgatttttttacttcacttGTACATCTTTGTGAAATTAAGcctatttttcctgtttttaatcAAGACACGCTGCGCTGACCAGACCGGAGGAGTTATCTTACAAGGTTATCAACATCGAAGCCACACAGGTACGTAGAGCACGTTTCAGAGTTCATCATTCCTGGCTTGCCAAGAACTGAGTTTCACCCAGAGTAGTAACTTAAATACATGTTTTCCCATGAAGCTCATAAccaacagcagcattttctgccAAGCCCGTGGATTTGGGGACAATTTCTTAAGAGAACTGGAAACCTGGCAAATCTTAGAGCCAGTTTGCAGCTGCCTCTCGTGCCCACAGCCCTCTGTAAAGGGGCTCCCGGGcatcagcaggagctgggcatGGCCCAGTAAagcccagtgcatcccagtaaAGGCCCACAGGTGCGGGGCtcatcccagtacccccagtatGTCCCTAAGAAGGCCTGCATTGCTGGGTGATGAGAGAGTCCCAGTAACCCTAGTCTGTCTCCATGAAGGGCTGCACTGGCGGGCAGTGAGGTGGTCCCAGTATAgcccagtgtgtcccagtgaAGGGCTGCATTGGGGTAGTgccagtacagcccagtatgTCCCAGTGAAAGGGTGCAGTGGGGCAgccccagtacatcccagtttATCCCAGTGAAGGGCTGCACTGGTAGGCAGTGGGGCAGTCACAGTACAGCCCAGTGGGTCCCAGTGATGGCCTACATCAGCAGGTACTGGGGCAgccccagtacatcccagtttATCCCAGTGAAGGGCTGCACTGGCAGGCAGTGAGGTGGTCCCAGTACATTCTGGTCTGTCCCAGTGAAGGGCTGCAGTGGGCAGCCCCcgtccatcccagtccatcccagtgatGGGCCACATTGGCAGGcagtggggcagccccagcacaccccagtgtgtcccagtgaagggctgtgctggtgggcAGTGGGACGgccccagtacagcccagtctGTCTCACTGAAGGGCTGGAGTGGGGCagccccagtacagcccagttTGTCCCAGTGATGGCCCACACTGGCAGGCAGTGGGGCAgccccagtccagcccagtgtgtcccagtgaAGGGCTGCACTGGTGGGCAGTGGGGCAGCCGCCGTACAGCCCAGTCTGTCCCAGTAAAGGGCTGcggtggggcagccccagcacatcccagtgtgtcccagtaaagggctgcagtggggcagccccagtccatcccagtgtgtcccagtgaAGGGCTGCGGTGGGGCAgccccagtccagcccagtgtgtcccagtaaagggctgcagtggggcagccccagttcatcccagtgtgtcccagtaaagggctgcagtggggcagccccagttcatcccagtgtgtcccagtgaAGGGCTGCGGTGGGGCAgccccagttcatcccagtgtgtcccagtgaAGGGCTGCGGTGGGGCAgccccagttcatcccagtgtgtcccagtgaAGGGCTGCGGTGGGGCAgccccagtccagcccagtgtCCCCCAGCTGGCGCGGTCTCTCCCGCAGGAGCAGGCGCATCTCTCGCACATCCTGGGCGAGCTGGAGGTGGCGGAGCCGCGCGGGGGCAGCGCGGCCAAGGGCGAGGATCTGCTGGAGCTGATGGACGCGCTCGGAGCCCCAATAAACCCCTGAACCCCGAGAGAGTCCCGTGTGCGgcggaggcgggggggggagagcGGGGAGGGACCGGGCGCTGTGCGCAGGCGGGGCCGCCCCTTCCTGTGCCCGAGCGgtgagaggggagagggggggaggaGAGGTGGGGGTGCAAAGGATGGGGTgcgaggggaggaggggggttGCAAAGGAGGGGGTgcgaggggaggaggggggtgcAACGgaggggggtgaggggaggaggggggtgcAAAGGAGGGGGTgcgaggggaggaggggggttGCAAAGGAGGGGGTgcgaggggaggagggggggtgCAAAGGAGGGGGTGCGAGGGAGGAGGGGGTTGCAAAGGAGGGGGTgcgaggggaggagagggggtgCAAAGGAGGAGGTgcgaggggaggagggggttgCAAAGGAGGGGGTGCAAAGGAGGAGGTGCGAGGGAGGGGGTGCAAGGGGGGAGTGGGGGATGTGAGGGAGGGGGTGCAAGGGGAGAGGGGAGTGCAAAGGAGGGGGTGCAAGGGGAGAAAGGGGTGCAAGGGGAGAGAGAGGTGTACGAGGGAGGGTGTGCAAAGGAGGGGGTGCAAGGGGAGAGCGGGctgcaagggaaaaagtggGGTGAAAGTGCACGGGGTGGGAGTGCAAAGGCAGGGGTGGGAGTGCGAGGGGAGGGGGTTTGCAAGGGGAAGGGTTGGGATGCAAGGGGGCGCAGTGTGCAAAGGCAGAGGTGAGGGTGCAAGGGGAGCGGTGGGGGTGCAAGGGGAAAAGCAGGGTGAAAGCACacagggaggggtgggggtgcaAGAGGAGGGGTGGCAGTTATGCACGACCGGGCACAAGGAGAGGGCAGGGTAAGTGtgcaaggggaggagggaaaggcgTGCTCCTGCAGCGGTGTGCAAGGGGAAGAGCTGGGGTGAGTgtggaaagggagggagaagtgTGCCCATGCATGGGTGTGCAAGGGGAGGAGGGATGTGCGCTCACATGGGTGtgcaagaggaggaagagggtcTGCACGGACATGGGCGTGCAGTGGGAGGGGAGTCATGCCCACACAGGGGTGTGCAAGGAGGGGGCAGCGTGTGGGTGAGTGTGCGAGGGTGGGAGGACAGTTTGGGTGCCTGAAGGGGGATGTGGGGAATGGGAGTGAGTTGGAAGAGGACCAGGGGAGTGTGCAAGGGGTGATGTGCATGCACACGAGCGTGCAAGGTGGGGAGGGTGGAGAGGACATGGGCGCCCAGCTGGGACGCAGCACGGTGTTCCCTTTCCCGCTGCAGCGGCGCGATGGAGGTCAGCCACTCGGTCAAGGAGCGCACCATCGCCGAGAACAGCCTGGTCATCCTGCTGCAGGGTCTGCACGGCCACGTCACCACCGTGGACCTCCGTGACGAGAGCACGGCCACCGGGCGCCTCACCAACGTCGACGCCTTCATGAACATGCGCCTGGCCGAGGTCACCTTCACGGACAGGCAGGGTACCATCTCCCACCTGGATGAGCTCTTTGTGACCGGCAGGAACGTCCGCTACGTCCACATCCCGGATGAGGTGGACATCAGGGCCACCATCGAGCGGCAGCTACAGGCCATCCACAGGGTCCGCTACTTCGGGGCCCGCGACAAGGGCAGGAAGGAATTCCCTCGTGCCAAGCACAAGTGAGACCTGGACCAACTTTTTCCACCAGACTGTTGGGCATTCCACCTGGGGACTCGGGGCTCTGCCTGCGGGAGAGCAGGGTGATATTTTTGTAATGAATAACCCCGCTTAAAACGGTGTGTGATTGTTCAGCTTGTTCGCTCTTCCGTTGGCAGCCACTCCTGTCCTTCTGATGGCCCTGTGGTCCTCAGACACGCAAAGCCCTTTTGGCCAAAGCTGCAGccatcctgctccctgcaggaGCCCCACGTCCCTCAGCCCCCCACCCTGAGAACCGATGGTTCGGGTTTGGCTCCCTCAATCCAGGAAAggggggctggagtgcatccgAAGAAGGGGAACAGAGTTGGAAAAGGGACTGAGAGTAttggggctggagaggagaaggctgaggggagacctcatctctctctgcagctcctggaaggaggttgtggtgaggtgggtgctgggctcttcttccaaggaacaagtgataaggtgagaggaaattgcctcaagttgcgccaggggaagtttagatctGGTATTAGAAAGGATTTCTTGATTGAAGGGGTTATCAGGCATTTGGAAGGGGCtgccagggcagtggtggagggTGCAGACAAGctgctcagagacatggtttagtataaaaccatggaatggtttgggttggaagggacctcaaagcccacccagttccaccctgtgctgtgggcagggacacctcccactggatcaggggctccaagctccatccaacctggcctggaacccctccagggatggggcagccaccactgctctgggcaacctgggccagggcctccccaccctcacaggaaagcatttctccctaagatctcatctccatctcccctctttcagctgaaaaccattccccctcatcctatctctgccctccctgatccagagcccctccccagctttcctggagcccctttcagcactggaagctgctttaaggtcttctcggagccttcttttctccaggctgaacaaccccaactctctcagcctgtcctccaggCCTCGGATCTTCTCCTTGACCTTCCTTCTCCTCCGATACCCCTGAATTTGTCCCGTTCCCTCTACTTCAAGCCCAGACATCGCTCCGACACCCTGGGAAGGCTGCACCAGGCGTGGTGCTGTCGGTGCTGTGATGGAGGAGATGCTGAGCGGCTG
Proteins encoded in this region:
- the OSCP1 gene encoding protein OSCP1 isoform X2, which gives rise to MSARALPLLFLNLGGEMLYILDQRLRAQSIPGEKARKVMNDIITTMFNKKFMEELFKPQELYSKKALRTVYDRLAHASIMRLNQASMDKLYDLMTMAFKYQVLLCPRPKDILLITFNHLDAIKDFVYDAPGILNQVDETFRQLIEVYGCLSAGEFQLIRQTLLTFFQDMHIRVSIFLKDKVQNSNGRFVLPISGPVPWGTEVPGLIRIFNHNGDEIKRTEFTTGGNYVTPQREGSFELYGDRVLKLGTNMYSVSRPVETHMSGASKNLASHAKENMVPNPLAEEELNFLARLLGGLEVNEPGGSETGFRLNLFTTDEEEEHAALTRPEELSYKVINIEATQEQAHLSHILGELEVAEPRGGSAAKGEDLLELMDALGAPINP
- the OSCP1 gene encoding protein OSCP1 isoform X1 is translated as MSARALPLLFLNLGGEMLYILDQRLRAQSIPGEKARKDEWTDVDRKRVMNDIITTMFNKKFMEELFKPQELYSKKALRTVYDRLAHASIMRLNQASMDKLYDLMTMAFKYQVLLCPRPKDILLITFNHLDAIKDFVYDAPGILNQVDETFRQLIEVYGCLSAGEFQLIRQTLLTFFQDMHIRVSIFLKDKVQNSNGRFVLPISGPVPWGTEVPGLIRIFNHNGDEIKRTEFTTGGNYVTPQREGSFELYGDRVLKLGTNMYSVSRPVETHMSGASKNLASHAKENMVPNPLAEEELNFLARLLGGLEVNEPGGSETGFRLNLFTTDEEEEHAALTRPEELSYKVINIEATQEQAHLSHILGELEVAEPRGGSAAKGEDLLELMDALGAPINP
- the LSM10 gene encoding U7 snRNA-associated Sm-like protein LSm10 isoform X1 produces the protein MHDRAQGEGRVSVQGEEGKACSCSGVQGEELGGAMEVSHSVKERTIAENSLVILLQGLHGHVTTVDLRDESTATGRLTNVDAFMNMRLAEVTFTDRQGTISHLDELFVTGRNVRYVHIPDEVDIRATIERQLQAIHRVRYFGARDKGRKEFPRAKHK
- the LSM10 gene encoding U7 snRNA-associated Sm-like protein LSm10 isoform X2, producing MEVSHSVKERTIAENSLVILLQGLHGHVTTVDLRDESTATGRLTNVDAFMNMRLAEVTFTDRQGTISHLDELFVTGRNVRYVHIPDEVDIRATIERQLQAIHRVRYFGARDKGRKEFPRAKHK